The Sphingomonas sp. So64.6b genome includes a region encoding these proteins:
- a CDS encoding AGE family epimerase/isomerase: MYADNLHRVESDMRFEPRTWLGVLDYDRLLHAAAPSTHVPVVERFDWSGRPIEPGFRRIRVMARQTYVLSHAAIGGNSAAAAGAPRAARALIERGVDNGQFHCLIAPDGTVLDPTADLYDIAFGLFAIAWWYRLSGDEDALLLAEHSVANVRKKLASPSGRGFVARAHDTGPHQQNPHMHLFEAAIFLAAFSGRPVFQDLADELFELAENAMIDSATGTLSEFFDDDWRPLARRGLIRVEPGHHYEWVWLLHRYGALMDKPRAFAIADRLFDFALRHGHDPVTGLVLSAVCPRGNSIASDLRVWPNTEFLKAQIAMRELHGSGQGFNDVAVEENLARISRYFLEAQASGPAAELETGFWIDSVESGSYQPMSDHVPASTLYHLFFAFTELLRHRQGHPHFSGLPW, encoded by the coding sequence ATGTACGCTGATAACCTGCACCGCGTCGAATCCGACATGCGCTTTGAACCACGTACTTGGCTTGGCGTCCTAGACTATGACCGTTTGCTACACGCAGCCGCTCCCTCGACGCATGTCCCGGTCGTGGAGCGCTTCGACTGGAGCGGCCGCCCGATCGAGCCCGGCTTCAGACGCATCCGCGTTATGGCCCGGCAGACCTACGTGCTCAGTCACGCCGCGATCGGGGGCAATTCTGCCGCCGCCGCAGGTGCTCCGCGCGCCGCCCGCGCCCTCATCGAAAGGGGCGTGGACAACGGGCAGTTTCATTGCCTCATCGCTCCCGACGGGACTGTGCTTGATCCCACAGCGGATCTGTATGACATCGCCTTCGGGCTCTTTGCGATAGCATGGTGGTACCGGCTTTCGGGGGATGAGGACGCGCTGTTGCTGGCGGAGCACTCGGTCGCAAATGTCAGGAAAAAGCTGGCAAGCCCATCGGGGAGGGGTTTTGTCGCGCGCGCGCACGATACCGGGCCGCACCAGCAAAACCCGCATATGCACCTCTTCGAGGCGGCGATTTTCCTTGCCGCGTTTTCTGGGCGGCCGGTTTTTCAAGATCTGGCCGACGAGCTTTTTGAACTTGCCGAAAATGCCATGATCGACTCCGCGACCGGCACGCTAAGCGAGTTTTTTGATGACGACTGGCGACCGCTTGCGCGACGCGGCCTGATCCGGGTCGAGCCCGGACACCATTATGAGTGGGTATGGTTGTTGCACCGTTATGGCGCTCTTATGGATAAGCCGCGCGCCTTCGCCATCGCCGATCGCCTGTTTGATTTTGCCTTGCGCCACGGTCATGACCCGGTGACGGGACTAGTGCTGTCGGCCGTTTGTCCGAGAGGCAATTCCATTGCTTCAGATCTGCGCGTTTGGCCAAACACGGAGTTCCTCAAGGCGCAGATTGCAATGCGGGAGCTTCATGGCAGCGGCCAGGGCTTCAACGATGTCGCAGTCGAGGAAAATCTCGCGCGCATCTCGCGCTATTTCTTGGAAGCTCAGGCGAGCGGCCCCGCTGCCGAACTGGAGACTGGATTTTGGATCGATTCCGTAGAAAGCGGCAGTTACCAGCCAATGTCGGATCATGTACCGGCCTCGACACTCTATCACCTCTTCTTTGCTTTCACCGAGCTGCTGCGGCACCGCCAGGGCCACCCGCATTTCAGTGGGCTCCCATGGTGA
- a CDS encoding HAD-IIIA family hydrolase translates to MIENIPYLSDPGAVSLIDGAVETIRAFRAAGFAIVVVTNQSGVARGLISAEQYLAVEARIIEQLGPGLVDASYACPFHPEGQGDFGDYCSWRKPKGGMLMSAAKELQLDLPGSVMVGDSLSDVMAGAEAGAGFAVHVLTGHGAGERNAVEEWATSRNQIEPWPQFRFVGSIADIGPAEFAR, encoded by the coding sequence ATGATCGAGAATATTCCCTATCTTTCCGATCCGGGCGCGGTCTCCCTTATCGATGGTGCCGTCGAGACAATACGCGCATTTCGCGCGGCCGGCTTCGCGATCGTCGTCGTAACCAATCAGTCCGGCGTGGCGCGCGGGCTGATCAGCGCTGAACAGTATCTAGCAGTCGAGGCTCGGATCATCGAGCAACTTGGCCCGGGGCTTGTCGACGCCAGCTATGCCTGTCCGTTTCATCCCGAGGGTCAAGGAGACTTTGGCGACTATTGCTCGTGGCGCAAACCAAAAGGCGGCATGCTCATGTCTGCGGCAAAGGAGTTGCAGCTCGACCTGCCAGGCTCGGTAATGGTCGGTGACAGCCTGAGTGATGTGATGGCCGGCGCAGAGGCTGGCGCTGGCTTCGCTGTCCATGTCTTGACCGGACACGGTGCTGGCGAACGCAATGCCGTCGAGGAATGGGCGACTTCTCGCAATCAGATTGAACCGTGGCCGCAGTTTCGTTTCGTCGGGAGCATTGCCGACATCGGCCCTGCTGAGTTTGCGCGATGA
- a CDS encoding glycosyltransferase family 9 protein encodes MDIRIGQPGSGTDADMLSRFFAEFLDENAFSEFRRIERLFENLRRQGSTVSGYPVIRPSDCARITTSLDGFFTQCMPQFRTRDPNVTERFEELIGAFHEFCRAIFPSEATAVLVLHGKVLLFMGRTQQVIDLVSHLVMRPYAVENSMGHCTDLTDLFAQAHLRQGTLNTVPVSFIAFGAWLLAQPKAPSAISIALRMAPYVNHEQHGRIVILRSAVIRWASKAYLRATRGHIGVGRNMTVFVMKWIYAGLMAATYFSLRRSARHSAPFSLRMNRSGDALVTRGMGGIGDLLMMVPGLEALARKQGKSIDFAIPRKFFPVFAHNPLIRLIDIDGPALDISTYRQFANLSLCPAGRYESRTRPFVKRGRVEIFARAMGVRLSDLQTQGWHINQFLSPDEQGFCDAFLTREGLGARPIIGVQPFSRDSYKDHPGIAAIIAALSDQYDIVIFHHVANGLPQGPGIATTAGVALANSLALVSRVKVMVCVDSAFLHAAAAHDIPTIALFGPTDARTFTRHHPKVTILWKPQSFGCVPCWRNEDMPCQVTGQRSLSPCLAAITTAEVVDAVKAAIGTNR; translated from the coding sequence ATGGACATAAGGATCGGCCAGCCCGGCTCCGGCACGGATGCCGATATGCTCTCGCGTTTCTTTGCCGAATTTCTGGACGAAAACGCGTTCTCGGAATTCCGTAGAATCGAGCGACTTTTCGAAAACCTGCGCCGTCAGGGATCAACGGTTTCAGGCTATCCGGTCATCCGGCCGAGCGATTGTGCCCGCATCACGACATCGCTCGACGGTTTTTTCACCCAATGCATGCCTCAATTCCGGACGCGCGACCCAAACGTCACGGAGCGTTTCGAGGAGCTGATCGGCGCGTTTCACGAGTTCTGCCGTGCCATTTTTCCGAGTGAAGCGACTGCCGTACTCGTGCTGCACGGCAAGGTCCTGCTGTTCATGGGCAGGACGCAGCAAGTAATTGATCTAGTGTCCCACCTTGTGATGCGGCCCTACGCTGTCGAGAACAGTATGGGGCATTGCACCGATCTGACCGACCTTTTTGCGCAAGCTCATTTACGCCAGGGCACGCTAAACACCGTCCCAGTTTCATTTATCGCTTTCGGCGCTTGGCTGCTGGCGCAGCCAAAGGCGCCATCGGCAATCTCGATCGCGCTTAGAATGGCGCCGTACGTCAACCACGAGCAGCACGGCAGGATCGTTATCTTGCGATCTGCGGTCATCCGCTGGGCGTCAAAGGCATATTTGCGCGCAACACGCGGACATATCGGCGTCGGCCGCAACATGACCGTGTTTGTCATGAAGTGGATTTATGCCGGGCTGATGGCAGCTACCTATTTTTCATTGCGACGATCGGCACGCCACAGCGCTCCATTTTCGCTTCGGATGAACCGGTCCGGAGATGCGCTCGTCACACGCGGCATGGGTGGAATTGGCGATCTTTTGATGATGGTGCCAGGGCTGGAGGCCCTTGCCCGAAAGCAAGGGAAATCAATCGACTTTGCGATTCCCCGGAAATTTTTCCCGGTTTTTGCCCATAATCCCCTCATTCGACTTATCGATATCGACGGCCCTGCCCTAGACATTTCGACCTATCGTCAGTTTGCAAATCTCAGCCTTTGCCCTGCCGGGCGCTATGAAAGCCGGACACGGCCATTCGTCAAGCGAGGCCGGGTGGAGATATTTGCAAGAGCCATGGGTGTGCGGCTTTCTGACTTGCAGACGCAGGGCTGGCATATCAACCAGTTCCTGAGCCCGGATGAGCAAGGCTTTTGCGATGCATTTCTCACCCGAGAGGGCCTTGGAGCGCGCCCGATCATAGGCGTGCAGCCCTTTTCGCGTGACAGTTATAAGGACCATCCGGGCATTGCCGCGATCATCGCTGCCCTGTCGGATCAATATGATATCGTGATTTTTCACCATGTGGCAAACGGGTTACCACAGGGGCCGGGCATCGCGACGACCGCCGGTGTTGCGCTGGCAAATTCGCTCGCATTGGTTTCGCGGGTCAAGGTGATGGTCTGCGTCGACAGCGCGTTCCTGCACGCCGCCGCAGCACACGACATTCCGACGATCGCCCTTTTCGGTCCGACCGATGCCCGGACCTTCACTCGACATCACCCCAAGGTGACAATCCTGTGGAAGCCCCAAAGCTTTGGATGCGTGCCGTGTTGGCGCAACGAAGACATGCCTTGCCAGGTTACAGGCCAGCGGTCCCTCAGCCCCTGCCTTGCCGCAATCACTACCGCCGAGGTCGTCGATGCGGTAAAAGCCGCGATCGGAACGAACCGGTGA
- a CDS encoding glycosyltransferase family 1 protein, which yields MLKREFALDVSRLVWRSWSHRLATGIDRVCYAYLENFRERSQAVVQYRGIPRVLSVRHSEQLFDLLIESDEDFRGRLIRFAPMALARAQSVMDCRGAFYLNVGHTDIDLGRLVRWVEACGLRAIYFVHDLIPLTHSEFCNPNSVVRHRGRVMNALGHASGIVTNSEASSLELEQFATRESVRMPPVIGAWLAGAQFEKPSAIPLKAHPHFICVGTIEARKNHFLLLQVWRRLVERLGAAAPKLIIVGQKGAQATHVEGMLERCATIRDHVTTLSHCPDEELGHWMGSARALLMPSFAEGFGLPLVEALQVGTPVIASDLPSFREIGEGIPKLLDPLDAISWEQAILSFLENGPDRGRQLRLLRDYKAPSWKDHFDRVETWLEGLARQDNPDHGDAVEAGLFAADRDVAGPRGADPIAVDGANL from the coding sequence ATGCTGAAACGCGAATTTGCGCTTGATGTAAGCCGCTTGGTCTGGCGAAGCTGGTCGCACAGACTTGCGACCGGTATCGACCGAGTGTGTTATGCGTATCTCGAGAATTTTAGAGAACGATCTCAGGCGGTTGTCCAGTATCGCGGGATTCCCCGCGTCCTTTCGGTCAGGCATTCCGAGCAACTGTTCGACCTTCTCATCGAAAGCGACGAAGATTTCAGAGGCAGACTTATCCGCTTCGCGCCAATGGCGTTGGCTCGAGCCCAGAGCGTTATGGATTGCCGGGGAGCGTTTTACCTTAACGTTGGCCACACCGACATCGATCTTGGCCGGCTCGTCCGCTGGGTTGAAGCATGCGGGTTGCGTGCGATATATTTCGTCCACGACCTCATTCCGCTAACGCATTCGGAGTTTTGCAATCCGAATTCTGTCGTGCGACATCGCGGACGCGTCATGAATGCCCTTGGCCATGCCTCTGGCATTGTCACCAATTCTGAGGCATCAAGCCTGGAGCTCGAACAGTTCGCGACACGGGAAAGCGTGCGCATGCCACCGGTCATCGGCGCATGGCTTGCGGGTGCGCAATTCGAGAAGCCTTCCGCTATACCGTTAAAGGCTCACCCGCATTTTATCTGCGTCGGAACCATCGAGGCGCGCAAGAACCACTTCCTGCTGCTTCAAGTCTGGCGCAGGCTGGTCGAGCGCCTCGGCGCCGCAGCGCCCAAGCTCATCATCGTCGGCCAGAAAGGTGCCCAGGCAACTCATGTGGAGGGCATGCTTGAGCGGTGCGCGACCATACGGGATCATGTAACAACCTTGTCCCATTGCCCGGATGAGGAACTCGGTCACTGGATGGGGTCGGCGCGTGCGTTGCTTATGCCGTCCTTTGCGGAGGGGTTCGGGCTGCCGCTGGTTGAGGCCCTTCAGGTCGGCACACCGGTCATTGCAAGCGATTTGCCTTCTTTCCGCGAGATCGGAGAAGGCATTCCAAAACTACTCGATCCACTTGACGCGATCTCTTGGGAACAAGCCATCTTGTCATTTCTGGAGAACGGCCCGGATCGCGGCCGGCAACTTCGCCTGCTGCGCGATTATAAGGCGCCTAGCTGGAAGGATCATTTCGACCGAGTAGAGACTTGGCTCGAGGGATTAGCGCGTCAGGATAACCCGGATCATGGTGACGCGGTGGAAGCTGGTCTTTTTGCGGCCGACCGTGACGTCGCTGGGCCGCGAGGGGCCGACCCAATCGCGGTAGACGGGGCGAATCTCTAA
- a CDS encoding NosD domain-containing protein yields the protein MTIYQRPGTSIVRDMDVKVSECEVSVRDWGAVGDYTTDDTAAIQACLDNAPLGSTVCFPANASGSSGIAQYRVTQQLNITRQLSLRGEQSRIVGVFAGVHVNDDLLRFSVPLEIRNVIIEQLTLNFNSGGRHAIYIGNASGNGALGWVIRDCSIAAGANATGRAIMMEYVGTHFNRIYNNQIAEGGVHLKGADGTIIEGNLIFGKRCGVIVELVNGAYKTQICKNGITSRDGGVYLKAAQQVDIENNQFEQGIEVRDTNINGFLISPGNAAGSHIIAYGGDELVRDIRILGNNFGSGTNQESAISLVGYTRDILIDENVFASLGTTSFDVRIFSPTCQYTVIGNRNRMYGLARAGLSSRTQSNTLDPKKLLLVSDGGKGTYGYAARKIKTVLGLQHGWDATADFSIWKDEDDRLHTTGALIHGTNLGGTLAGVLPVTMRPASGSSFYWHGAHNVATSNLQTRLYVVGATGEIYVETAEAPNVGGGGSSPTLSWMHPTPAIQGRTDYLSGPV from the coding sequence ATGACCATCTACCAGCGCCCAGGCACAAGCATCGTGCGCGATATGGACGTCAAGGTGTCGGAGTGCGAAGTCAGCGTGCGGGATTGGGGAGCAGTCGGCGATTATACTACCGATGATACAGCGGCGATCCAGGCCTGCCTGGATAATGCGCCGCTGGGATCAACGGTTTGCTTTCCGGCGAACGCTTCCGGCTCGTCCGGAATCGCGCAATACAGGGTCACCCAGCAGCTTAACATCACGCGCCAGCTCTCCCTGCGAGGCGAGCAGTCGAGGATCGTAGGCGTTTTCGCCGGCGTGCATGTGAATGACGATTTGCTTCGTTTCTCTGTGCCGCTCGAGATTCGTAACGTCATTATCGAGCAACTGACGCTCAATTTCAATTCTGGCGGACGGCATGCGATCTATATCGGCAATGCGAGTGGCAATGGCGCGCTGGGATGGGTGATCCGGGATTGCTCGATCGCGGCGGGCGCAAATGCGACGGGGCGCGCGATCATGATGGAATATGTGGGAACCCATTTTAACCGCATCTATAACAACCAGATCGCGGAAGGCGGTGTGCATCTGAAAGGCGCAGATGGCACGATCATCGAAGGCAATCTGATTTTCGGCAAGCGCTGTGGCGTGATCGTCGAGCTGGTCAACGGGGCTTACAAGACGCAGATCTGCAAGAACGGCATCACGTCGCGCGACGGTGGGGTCTACCTCAAAGCCGCGCAGCAGGTCGATATCGAGAACAACCAGTTCGAACAGGGGATCGAGGTCCGTGACACGAATATTAACGGCTTTCTGATCTCGCCAGGGAATGCCGCTGGATCTCACATCATTGCCTATGGTGGTGACGAACTGGTCCGTGATATTCGGATTCTGGGCAATAATTTCGGTTCCGGGACCAATCAGGAATCGGCGATCTCGCTGGTTGGCTACACGCGTGACATTCTGATCGACGAGAATGTCTTCGCGTCATTGGGCACGACATCCTTTGACGTCCGTATCTTCAGCCCGACCTGCCAATATACCGTGATTGGCAATCGCAACAGGATGTACGGGCTGGCGCGCGCCGGTCTGTCGTCGCGAACGCAGAGCAATACCCTCGATCCCAAGAAGTTGCTGTTGGTGTCGGACGGAGGCAAGGGCACCTATGGTTATGCGGCGCGCAAGATAAAAACGGTTCTCGGCTTGCAACATGGCTGGGATGCGACGGCGGATTTCTCGATCTGGAAGGATGAGGACGATCGACTGCATACGACGGGCGCGCTGATCCACGGTACCAATTTGGGTGGTACTTTGGCTGGTGTTCTGCCGGTCACGATGCGCCCGGCATCTGGCAGTAGCTTCTACTGGCATGGCGCCCACAATGTTGCGACGTCCAACCTGCAGACGCGCTTGTACGTTGTTGGTGCCACTGGTGAAATCTATGTCGAGACAGCGGAGGCCCCCAATGTCGGTGGTGGCGGATCCTCGCCGACGCTCAGCTGGATGCATCCCACGCCCGCGATCCAGGGGCGTACCGATTATCTCTCAGGGCCGGTCTGA
- a CDS encoding transposase, producing the protein MARLARIVLPGIPHHVTQRGNRRERVFFEDGDYALYLDLLAEAAERSRVSIWGYCLMPNHVHIIAVPSDEDGLRRTFRYVHRHYTGYINARLRVTGHLWQGRFSSVAMDEAHLVSALRYVTLNPVRAKLTERAEDWRWSSAGAHIAGESDHFVDVAPALDRVGDFTTFLGAAFDDAMGYAALRKAESIGRPVGSKEWLADMEERSGLTLAPRKRGPVPKGN; encoded by the coding sequence ATGGCCAGACTCGCGCGCATCGTCCTTCCGGGTATCCCGCATCACGTGACGCAGCGCGGTAACCGGCGCGAGCGGGTGTTCTTCGAGGATGGCGATTATGCGCTGTACCTGGATCTGCTCGCCGAGGCGGCGGAGCGGTCGCGGGTGTCGATCTGGGGTTATTGCCTGATGCCCAACCATGTCCACATCATCGCCGTGCCGAGTGACGAGGACGGGCTGCGGCGGACCTTCCGCTACGTCCATCGCCATTACACCGGCTATATCAACGCACGCCTGCGCGTGACCGGGCATTTGTGGCAGGGGCGCTTCAGTTCGGTCGCGATGGACGAAGCGCATCTGGTCAGCGCGCTGCGTTATGTGACGCTCAATCCGGTCAGGGCAAAGCTGACCGAGCGGGCGGAGGATTGGCGCTGGTCAAGCGCCGGGGCGCATATCGCGGGGGAAAGCGATCACTTCGTCGATGTCGCGCCTGCGCTCGATCGCGTTGGTGACTTTACGACGTTCCTGGGTGCGGCGTTCGACGATGCAATGGGCTATGCCGCGCTGCGCAAGGCCGAGAGTATCGGGCGTCCGGTCGGTTCGAAGGAATGGCTGGCGGATATGGAGGAGCGCAGCGGCCTCACCCTCGCGCCGCGCAAGCGCGGGCCGGTGCCGAAGGGGAATTAA
- a CDS encoding SMI1/KNR4 family protein has product MPDPRFESGSQFSESEISEIERVLGRNLPNDYCEFVKEYGGAFVGGLVDGSQDLPILKFFSAGHDGGILDELDKYNDLKKENILPFARDELGNIYVLNGQNSVYYINYYGGKTTSQKVAINFKNFVSRIVVIEE; this is encoded by the coding sequence ATGCCTGATCCCAGATTCGAGTCGGGTTCGCAGTTTTCTGAATCAGAGATCAGCGAGATTGAAAGGGTTTTGGGCCGAAATTTGCCCAACGACTATTGCGAGTTCGTAAAAGAGTACGGCGGAGCTTTCGTTGGTGGACTGGTTGACGGATCTCAAGATTTGCCGATTTTAAAATTCTTTTCTGCGGGCCATGATGGAGGCATCCTCGACGAATTAGATAAATACAACGACCTAAAAAAAGAAAACATTCTCCCATTCGCTCGTGATGAATTAGGAAATATCTACGTTCTTAATGGTCAAAACTCAGTATACTATATTAACTATTACGGCGGAAAGACAACTTCTCAAAAGGTAGCAATTAACTTTAAGAATTTTGTCTCGCGCATCGTGGTAATTGAGGAATGA